The DNA sequence CTAACAAGAAACCAATTGGCTCCAAATGGGTTTTTAAGGTCAAATTGAAGTCATATGGCTCTTTAGAACGTTGTAAAGCACGTTTAGTAGCCAAAGGCTACAATCAGAAGCATGGCATTGACTACCAGGAGACTTTTTCTCCAGTAGTCAAAATGAGTACTGTTAGAATTATGTTGGCTTTGGCTGCTAGTAGAAACTGGGAATTACATCAACTTGATGTAAATAATGCGTTTTTGCATGGAACTCTCAAATAAGTGGTTTATATGCAGGTTCCTGATGGGGTACCTAACCCTCATAATCTGGTTTGTTTACTTAGAAAGTCCATCTATGGTCTTAAGCAGGCCTCCAGGGAGTGGCATGCCAAACTGGTTGAAGAACTCATTTGTCAAGATTTTGTGCAATCGAAAAATGATTATAGCTTATTCATTAAGAGACAAGGATCTGTTATGTGTATAGCAACTGTTTATGTTGATGATGTGATCCTTACTGTTGATGATTTGCAGGCTATTCACTTTCTCAAACAGCATTTAGACAGTAAGTTTGGTATTAAAGACCTTGGTGATTTACATTTTTTTCTGGGAATTGAGGTTACTAGAACTGCTTCAGGTATTGTCTTATCTCAACAGAAGTTTGTCAATGAGTTGTTACTTGAGTCTGGTTTTGACAATTCTTCTCATACTGTTACTCCCCTACTTGTTCATCTTAAACTCTCCCTTACTGATGGAGATTTGATTGATCAGCCTGATTTGTATCGATCTTTGGTTGGTAAACTTAATTACCTTACCAATACTCGTCCTGATTTGTCTTACACTGTGCAAGTTCTTAGTCAGTTCATGCATTCTCCACGTTTTCCTCATTTGGTTGCATTGAAACACACTCTTCGTTATTTGGCTGGTACAGTGACTCAAGGTATTTTGTTACAAGCTTCTGATCGACTCACTCTCCAGGCATTTTCAGATGCTGATTGGGCGTCATGTATTGATACTAGGCGGTCTGTCACAGGTTACATCCTTTTGTTTGGTAATTCTCCTGTAACTTGGAAGTCTAAGAAGCAGAATACGGTGTCTCGATCCTCTGCAGAAGCTGAGTATCGTGCTATGGCCTCAGCTGCTGCAGAGGTGACTTGGGTTGTTCGTCTCTTGTTTAAACCTGTGGTCTTGCACTGTGACAATCAATCAGCTTTACACATTGCTCAGAATCCGGTGTTTCATGAGAGAACCAAGCATATAGAGCTTGATTGTCACTTCACTCGTGACAAGGTTTTGTAAGGTCTTTTACAACTCACTTATTTACCTACAAGATCTCAAATAGTTGATGTGTTTACAAAGGTTTCTCCTTCTGTTTTGTTCAACTCTTTGCTGTCCAAGTTGGGAGTGTCTCCCTCTCACACCTTGAGGGGGGATATTGGAATATTCTCTGATTCTCAGCCTAGCTCAGCAATGAACTCAGCAGTGGATACACACACAAGCAGCCACACACAAGCAGCCAAGGAATGCCGCGTCAGCGTTAGTTAGTTAGGAGTTTGTTATAAGAACAAGTTGTAGTATTCATTTCTCTCTCTAACAGATTGTAATATACATTTCACAATGGTCTCTCTATCTTTAGTATCAATGAATGTTCTATCTTTCATCTTTGTCTTTCATTTCTGCAACTTAATGTTTAGTAATGAAGATCACAAGGTTTAACAGGTGTTAAGATAAAATTTTAATCAACCACGTAACTCAATAAGCCCTTGTGACCAGCATCCTGTTAACTAACAAGTTGGCTATCCGAATTATACAAATTACCAACTTATGTAACATGTTTAGCATATCTCTAACACTTATATCAAATTCTGCAATCAAAACGTATGCATATTCTAAAGGTAAATACTACACGTATATAACAATACTATGTTACTATCTAATTGTCCCCATACAGAACTCGTACATATGTCTTTGTTGTATTCGACTGTACAATGAAATCGGCTGATAACTTCCACAGAAAATAATGTTAAGTAGCTTAAATTGTTAGGTTCCATTTGGTAGGAGTTGGAAAGTATCAATCTAATTGGAAAAAAGTGTGATGGAAAAAAACTGTGAAATCAATGTAAATATTTGCATCACTGCTCCTTTAAATAGCTACCTGTAAAGCTTCTTTACTAACTAAATTTTACTTGAAAGGTTAAAGAAAAGATGAAGATTGCTACTTGTATGCAGCTTCCACTTTTTCTGTGTCTTTTTCCATTCATTTCTTTGGCATCTCAGCTTAATACTAATCATCAAGAAATTCTTAATTGTCTTGTTACTAACTCCACATCTTTGTCAGAAGTTACGTACGCCCCTACCAACTCTTCATACACTTCCATCTTGGAGTTTTCCATAATTAACTTGCGATTTGCAAAACCTGAAACCCCAAAACCTCTTGTGATTGTCACGCCAAGGGAAGAATCTCAAATCCAAACTGTCATACATTGTTGTCAGAAGCATGAAATTCAAATGAGGATTCGCGGTGCAGGCCATGATTTTGAGGGACTCTCCTTTGTATCACACGTTCCATTTGTTttgcttgatatgatcaatcTTCGACATATTGATGTTGATCCTGTAGCTGCAACTGCTACTATTCAATCTGGTGCAACAGCTGGTGAGGTTTATTATGCAGTTGCTCAGAAAAGCAAGACACTTGGTTTTATGGGACCAACATTTGCTACTGTTGGTGTCACTGGATTCATTGGTTCCGGAGGTTATGGTAATCTAAGACGAAAGTATGGCCTTGCAGCCGATAATGTTATTGATGCCCGCATTATGGATGCTAATGGAAATATTCTTGACCGAGAATCAATGGGCGAAGATCTGTTTTGGGCCATTAGAGGAGGTGGCCCTTCAAGTTTCGGAGTCATTCTTTCTTGGAAGCTAAAACTAGTTTCTGTTCCGGAGACTGTGACAACTTTTACGGTTAAAAGGACCATAGAACAGAACGTAACTGAAATCGTTCATAGGTGGCAAACTATTGCTCCAAATCTTCCAAGAGATGCAGAGATCAGAGTCAATGCATATCCAACCAAGGACGTCTCAAATTCTAGACCGGGAGATGATACAACAGTAGTTATAGAATTTGTTGGAACGTACCTTGGTACAATAGATAAACTAGTTCCTATGATGCAAGAAAGATTCCCCGAATTAAATCTAGTGAAAGAAGATTGTTCTGAAGTTAGTTACACTCAATCCGCGTTGGATTTCCCTCTCAATTTACCCAAACGGCCGCCTGAAGTCCTCTTGGAAAGATCAGCATTTAAACTTCCCATGAAAATAAAATCAGGCCATGTGACAAGTCCAATGTCTAAAGAAGGCTTACAAGGAATGTGGGATATGGTTCTAAAATTTCCGTATGGGACATACATTGTCTTGACATCATTCGGGGGGAGAATGGATGAAATCTCAGAATCAGCAATTCCATACCCACATAGACCTGGTGTGTTGTACATGGTATTTTTGCGAGTACGTACATCAGAAGATACCACAGCGCCCTTTACCTGGATCAGAAGCTTCTACAGCTACCTGGCTCCCTATGTAGTATCTCCACGAACTGCGTTTGCGTCTTCTGTTGATCTTGACTTAGGAGTGAACAATCAAAGTGGTGTCACAAGTTATACTCAAGCAAGCAAATGGGGTAAAGTGTACTTCAAGAATAATTTTGATAGATTGGTTCACATCAAATCCAAAGTTGATCCGAATAACTTTTTTAGGCACGAGCAAAGTATCCCTCCTCTTTAAAAATACATAATTTAGCTCAGTGTTTGTATATTTGTGTTGAGATGCATTCTCAATGAGAATAAAATGTCTGTCAAGGAGTACAACTTCTTGTACGTGCTTTACCATTTTTTAACATGCTTAACTCCTTCAtaattttcttaacattgataatCGAGTAACATTCTTGATTATGCAGAATAGTATAAAGATTGTCAGAGAACTAAAGAAGAAGAAATGAAATGTCAACTACAGAGATACAAAATTTGTACAACAGTGCAATATTCTTCCTTCCGATAGAATGTAGATGCTGAACATTCAATCTGGAGAAAATCATCCAATGAGCATGCCTAGTTGATCCCTTTGTAAAAATGTCAGCCAGTTGGGAACAGCTGGGAATGTAAAGAAGAGCAATGGACTGAGATTGAACTTGTTGCTTAATGTCTTCCACCACCCTTTCACCACAACAAAAATAACTAAATTCCCCCAACTAAAAGTCACCATTTCAGTGAAATTTAAGGTCAACTagaatattttttaattttataaaagcAATCAAAGATCCGATTGATTTTAAATAAATTCCACGACAAAACATAAATTTCACCATCTTATAAGCTACCAACATACTTAGGTTGATTTTATACTAAAATTCACTTAATATGATCGATTATAGCTGAATTTCACCAATTTTTGGTGATGGAATTTAGTAATTTTTGTTGTAGTGTTTATGTCCTTTGATTTCCCATTCCCGATCTTATTTGCTTCATATTTAGTAACTCTTGTTATGATATGTAAATACATCTTTGATAAAAATTAGAAATACAAGCATTATACCCGTATTACATATACTTTATTacaaaaatttattaaaattaaatttttatgtATAATATTTACATAACTAATTTATTATTTGAAATATTTAGAATATgtttaaataaatatttacattttaatgttatatacatatacatatctTAATATCTTATTTGAGTAAAATTTAAGTAATCTTGCACTTTTTTGTAATATATACGGACGCTTATGGTGTTTTAGCCATTGGCGGGAATATGGCCCGCATCCGATCCCCAATTCTTGTTCACCCCGTAGGATCGTGTTGGGTGAATTGTGACCTCGTACGATCGTGTCGGGTGAGCAACAGCCACTTATCTATGATGATTCTAATTTGACTAACCTCAACTAGGTGACTTCTGTATGCGACCGAGATTAGAGACACGAAGTAGAATTTTCGAACCATTGGTGATCTGTTCCCCTGCAGATCATGGTCGTACCACTCGGCCCCTGATGGCCGGCTGGGGATTCGGTATAGCAGCTCATGTTCGTTTGCGTTGCGCGTTCTCACTGGACTGGACACATGTTAGCTGTAGGAAGTACGGTTCCGAAAGTTACTTTGGTTCTCGAGTTCAGGCTCAACTCTTTGCTTTACGTTAGCGACCTACATGTCAGGTGGGGGCTCTGCGCTCTTTCTTTCTGTGTGGGATGATGCATGGAGAGAAGGGAATGCGTCGAGGAGGCGAATAAGACAACTCCATTTTTTATTTTGAGATGAGCCCAGTGCATTGGACCGATGGATAACAGAACTGAGCTGGCCACTTGGGAGCTCCACGGCATAAGCCTGCGCTATCAAGTCAGGTGCTTGATTTCAATAAAGGTGTTAAgcttgaaaattttatttaatagAAAATTTTTAACACTTGTATCTTTAGAAATCATTGGCATTTTATACCCCGAGTCTCGACGTACATCTTTGTAAGAAATTTAATGGCATCAAATAAAGCTGTGTTGAATAACAATAGGTTGGATAGGGATGACAAAATAATCCGACTATAACAAAAACTTGATCCGAAACCCAAAATTTTGGATTTATCaaacccgattttttggatttgaATTTATACATGGATTTAGTTTTTAAGCCCGATTTTTTAGATTTAAATTTTAGGTATACCTATTGGAAATCCGATTCAAACCCCATCAACCGGAAAAAaccccaatatatatatatatatatatatatatatatatatatatattactcaTTATAATACATTTTAGTTAATGTACACATATATACGATTTTACATACTTTACACTCCCTCCATCCCATTTTAACAATACACTTTGCAAATTTTACACATATTAAGAAATAGATAATGCAATTCCTTCTTTCTGTGCATTATATTAATTACACATACTGGTAAGTAATTGTACACACACATAAAAGTCATTAAATATTGTGCATTTTAAATTGTTATGCAGTGATATTTATGATGAGGGTCTTGTGACTTAATCTATCAATATTAAAACTATAAAATTTGCATGGGATAGAGAACGTGACAAATATTTTTGGGAAAGAAATATTTTTTTGCAAAGTGGAATGTTAaaatgggatggagggagtatacACTAAACATATTATTGTTAATTTTTTAGgataaatttttatatttatgttaaaatataatttataataaaattcaacgaAATTAAATGATTCTAAAATTTGAAAGGGTGAAAAGGTGAACAAAACATCTTCTAGTTTTAATCTAGTTAATACAGGTAAAAATGGGTTGATTATAAAATATTagatataaatatataaacaaaACTGATGTTGTGGTATAATGGTTGAAGGAACTACATTCAAATTCATCATCCCTAGTGATGCAAGTCGTGTATTCGACCCTAGATTAAACATATTATCGGATTTCGGTATGTTCATGTTAAATCAAAAAAACGTGTTTC is a window from the Apium graveolens cultivar Ventura chromosome 1, ASM990537v1, whole genome shotgun sequence genome containing:
- the LOC141719393 gene encoding tetrahydroberberine oxidase-like, with translation MKIATCMQLPLFLCLFPFISLASQLNTNHQEILNCLVTNSTSLSEVTYAPTNSSYTSILEFSIINLRFAKPETPKPLVIVTPREESQIQTVIHCCQKHEIQMRIRGAGHDFEGLSFVSHVPFVLLDMINLRHIDVDPVAATATIQSGATAGEVYYAVAQKSKTLGFMGPTFATVGVTGFIGSGGYGNLRRKYGLAADNVIDARIMDANGNILDRESMGEDLFWAIRGGGPSSFGVILSWKLKLVSVPETVTTFTVKRTIEQNVTEIVHRWQTIAPNLPRDAEIRVNAYPTKDVSNSRPGDDTTVVIEFVGTYLGTIDKLVPMMQERFPELNLVKEDCSEVSYTQSALDFPLNLPKRPPEVLLERSAFKLPMKIKSGHVTSPMSKEGLQGMWDMVLKFPYGTYIVLTSFGGRMDEISESAIPYPHRPGVLYMVFLRVRTSEDTTAPFTWIRSFYSYLAPYVVSPRTAFASSVDLDLGVNNQSGVTSYTQASKWGKVYFKNNFDRLVHIKSKVDPNNFFRHEQSIPPL